One Ostrea edulis chromosome 2, xbOstEdul1.1, whole genome shotgun sequence genomic region harbors:
- the LOC125681661 gene encoding A disintegrin and metalloproteinase with thrombospondin motifs 6-like: protein MLTLRIVALAISLLVGITVAGKEFHFTLTKEELSHYFGTTLVEQVPDYDFIPAHTIIERGATADSRNITLTAFGQEYQLYLTKNKNLMSPGCTINQIYSNGTKDSVPCSVVENCHYIGHSESHPGSTVAVSTCDGLHGVISALDHDVYIHPQLRVHQGGGSSGGDHLVVRRSAQREKILLDEDRLIIRRSPRRYLESRVVVAHDSQLFHGSDTTRFVTTIMNMAAKIFLDPSLGSSKLYLALVDLTILMDDTSGLKIVADSGDLLETFCRWQRNNDVADESDPKHPDVSILITKKDLEKNGDQTNVGLGTMGGVCYTDRKCTVNQDSGLDTAFTIVHELGHTLGMKHDGDGNQCPENKFIMSPYGSATSNTARWSTCSEQYLRAYLTGVSCLSDVPSRSAVKVYENIEENPGIKYSANAQCTLFFGRTSETCVRKKNPCRADCINPSTKQCITYAASFVDGTECGGRNWCINGQCVSMTQNAPRQVDGGWSSWDSQWSSCSRSCGGGVTLKKRTCTNPEPRFGGRPCPGKPYQAKMCNLQPCVTSQHQFLEEQCASTNKNLVHGKHYHFAPPLIGESDCRLECEAAEDKLIYTRAEASADGTVCHVSSAAFESRCVQGTCEGFGCDGVLGSQAKFDNCGDCNGSGNRCTAHPGKYTENHPGEYHTILTIPVGSTGITVTNNNGYNYLGVKINGRGVLGQNKQKASSGTYGRSRVVIEYRATPERVEIVGPTTAIVEVDVYQQYDATKYMGVTPDVSFVYHTPNGGTSDQANFKWHVTTGQCSASCGTGTQMRTAKCARKSDNVEVEDYHCDIYQKPSEISVFCNIHPCSPEWHASSWGNCSKKCGGGTHTRTVQCVTVQGSNYTAVSDSRCNAARKPTTAKACNPLACEATGDCSDKLDCREYGNQVCSNYPEWSKLNCPKHCNLCPEGKPCEDLEDCTAYGDGVCTGYRGWAQINCRKHCGFCTSGGSGVIVNGGSCVDQVNCGDYQDDICTNPTYAQWSREHCPKWCNLCDKSISHGSSNTHTQAKNDSCQDTANCACTDALSDCADYGRSACTGDYEPWARTNCKLYCNYCDAVHVSTNSGSSQQGGSNHGTSGSGSNVQSSSTNVVSSDPCRDIEKCNEYSDNVCTEYQPWARKNCARHCKFCEPCKDAITDCSAYGRSSCIGVYEPWARQKCKLFCNYCGGNSTTVTRRTTQAITTTHRTTPAALGTTIVVTSDPCQDLERCVEYGGDVCTAYAAWSKINCRRHCKFCQPCKDAISDCADYGKQACTGSYVPWAKQNCRLYCNLCGMEGTTTTTTSTTTTTPPPTTVLASSDRCRDKINDCSSYGSNMCTTYAPWAKINCRRHCKFCHPCADKLSDCASYGKNACTGQYRAWAQLNCPLYCNLCGSRKKRSTREERAPEKVGPLGRDVAEINRMDRTDRLEMNLMNTAGNNGIVLVPSKIANSSEARIPEPQSQSQILVPSKAHRVPEIVHTNSVGEVPDEVGGVLLQPIEEYSEGRVPTGVSSMNEMGKIPPEEIGSKEENLLDELKKLKNLVDGNLKM, encoded by the exons TTCCAGATTATGACTTCATTCCCGCACACACAATAATAGAAAGAGGGGCAACGGCAGATTCCCGAAACATCACGCTGACGGCCTTCGGACAGGAGTACCAACTGTACCTCACAAAGAATAAAAATCTCATGTCGCCAG GGTGTACAATTAACCAAATATACTCAAATGGAACCAAAGACAGCGTCCCGTGTAGTGTGGTGGAAAATTGCCACTACATTGGACATTCAGAATCTCATCCAGGGTCCACAGTCGCTGTCAGTACCTGTGACGGATtg CACGGTGTGATTAGTGCGTTAGACCATGATGTGTACATTCATCCTCAACTACGTGTTCACCAGGGTGGTGGATCAAGCGGAGGCGATCACTTAGTAGTCAGACGTTCAGCACAAAGAGAGAAAATCTTATTAG ATGAAGACAGATTGATCATTAGGCGATCACCAAGACGCTATTTGGAGAGTAGAGTTGTGGTTGCGCATGACAGTCAGCTTTTCCATGGCAGCGACACGACAAGATTTGTTACCACGATAATGAACATG GCAGCAAAGATTTTTCTGGACCCTTCCTTAGGTAGCAGTAAACTATATTTAGCCCTGGTGGATTTAACGATTTTAATGGATGATACg TCTGGCTTAAAGATTGTGGCAGACTCCGGGGACCTCTTGGAAACCTTTTGTCGATGGCAAAGAAATAACGACGTGGCCGACGAATCTGATCCCAAACACCCAGATGTGTCAATTCTAATCACAAA AAAGGACCTAGAGAAAAATGGTGATCAAACGAACGTGGGTCTAGGAACTATGGGTGGAGTATGTTACACTGACCGGAAGTGCACCGTTAATCAGGACTCGGGTCTGGACACAGCTTTCACCATTGTGCATGAACTGGGACATAC GTTAGGTATGAAACATGATGGCGATGGCAACCAGTGTCCTGAAAATAAGTTCATCATGTCACCATATGGCTCCGCAACCTCCAACACTGCAAGATGGTCTACTTGCAGCGAGCAGTATCTAAGAGCCTATCTTAC TGGTGTGAGCTGTCTATCGGATGTGCCCAGCCGATCCGCTGTGAAAGTCTATGAAAACATCGAAGAAAACCCTGGGATCAAATACTCTGCTAATGCACAATGTACCCTGTTTTTCGGTAGAACATCAGAGACTTGTGTCAGGAAAAAG AATCCTTGTCGTGCAGACTGCATTAACCCCTCCACAAAGCAATGTATAACTTATGCAGCCTCTTTTGTTGACGGAACAGAATGCGGTGGGAGGAAT TGGTGTATAAATGGACAGTGTGTATCAATGACACAGAACGCCCCACGCCAAGTAGATGGCGGTTGGTCATCATGGGACTCTCAGTGGTCAAGCTGTTCACGAAGCTGTGGTGGAGGAGTAACGTTAAAGAAACGAACATGCACCAATCCGGA ACCAAGATTTGGTGGTCGTCCATGCCCAGGAAAACCATACCAGGCGAAAATGTGCAACCTCCAG CCCTGTGTAACCAGTCAACATCAGTTTTTGGAGGAGCAATGTGCTAGCACAAATAAGAATCTAGTGCACGGAAAACACTACCATTTTGCGCCGCCGTTGATTGGTGAATCAG ATTGTAGACTGGAATGTGAAGCTGCGGAGGACAAACTGATATATACGCGAGCGGAAGCGTCTGCAGATGGCACTGTATGTCATGTTAGTTCTGCAGCTTTCGAATCAAGATGTGTTCAGGGAACGTGCGAG GGATTTGGTTGTGACGGTGTTTTGGGATCACAGGCAAAGTTCGATAACTGTGGAGATTGTAATGGTTCTGGCAATAGATGCACAGCTCATCCTGGAAAGTACACAGAAAATCATCCGGGCG AGTACCATACTATATTGACAATCCCTGTAGGAAGTACGGGGATAACGGTGACAAATAATAATGGGTACAACTACTTAG GTGTGAAGATAAATGGACGTGGTGTATTGGGGCAGAATAAGCAAAAGGCGTCCTCGGGAACGTACGGCCGATCGAGGGTGGTGATAGAGTACCGTGCTACCCCTGAGAGGGTCGAAATTGTGGGTCCCACCACTGCAATTGTGGAGGTCGAC GTATATCAACAATACGATGCTACAAAATATATGGGGGTAACTCCAGATGTTTCCTTTGTTTATCACACCCCAAATGGTGGGACCTCTGACCAAGCTAACTTCAAATGGCACGTCACCACTGGACAGTGCAGCGCCTCTTGTGGAACAG GAACACAAATGAGGACTGCCAAATGTGCCAGAAAAAGTGACAACGTAGAGGTGGAAGATTACCACTGTGACATATATCAGAAGCCTTCGGAAATATCAGTTTTCTGTAACATCCACCCCTGTTCCCCGGA ATGGCATGCCTCATCATGGGGAAATTGCAGCAAAAAATGTGGGGGTGGCACACACACCCGGACAGTTCAGTGTGTTACCGTACAAGGAAGCAATTACACCGCGGTATCAGATAGCCGGTGTAATGCAGCGAGGAAACCCACTACTGCTAAAGCGTGTAACCCACTGGCGTGCGAAGCTACCG GTGATTGCTCAGATAAGTTGGACTGTCGGGAATATGGGAATCAGGTGTGCTCCAACTATCCAGAATGGTCGAAACTGAACTGTCCCAAACATTGTAACTTGTGTCCTGAAG GCAAGCCGTGTGAGGACTTGGAGGACTGTACAGCTTATGGGGATGGTGTATGTACTGGGTACAGAGGGTGGGCACAGATTAACTGTAGAAAGCATTGTGGCTTCTGTACATCAG GTGGTTCTGGTGTGATTGTAAATGGTGGAAGTTGTGTAGACCAAGTGAACTGTGGGGATTATCAAGACGATATATGCACAAACCCCACCTATGCACAATGGTCCCGAGAACACTGCCCCAAATGGTGCAATTTGTGCG ACAAAAGTATTTCGCATGGGTCCAGCAATACGCACACACAGGCGAAAAACGATTCCTGTCAAGACACGGCGAACTGTG CTTGCACAGACGCCCTGTCAGATTGTGCTGATTATGGGAGGAGTGCATGCACCGGAGACTATGAACCGTGGGCAAGGACGAACTGTAAACTCTACTGCAACTACTGTGACG CTGTACATGTGAGCACGAACAGTGGTTCCTCGCAGCAGGGAGGTTCAAATCATGGGACCAGCGGTAGCGGTAGTAATGTCCAATCGTCTTCCACTAACGTTGTTAGTAGTGACCCCTGCCGGGATATAGAGAAGTGTAACGAGTACAGCGATAATGTCTGCACGGAATATCAACCATGGGCAAGAAAAAATTGCGCACGTCACTGCAAATTCTGTGAAC cATGTAAAGATGCCATCACTGACTGTTCAGCGTATGGAAGGAGTTCTTGTATAGGTGTCTATGAACCATGGGCAAGACAGAAATGCAAACTGTTTTGTAATTATTGTGGAG gCAATTCCACGACAGTTACACGCAGAACAACACAAGCAATTACGACTACTCATCGAACCACTCCTGCTGCGTTGGGGACTACCATTGTAGTCACCAGCGATCCCTGCCAGGACCTTGAACGATGCGTTGAGTATGGAGGGGATGTGTGCACTGCATATGCAGCATGGTCCAAGATAAACTGTCGGCGTCATTGCAAATTCTGCCAAC CATGCAAAGACGCAATATCAGACTGTGCAGATTATGGAAAACAAGCCTGCACTGGTAGCTACGTACCGTGGGCTAAGCAGAACTGTCGGCTATACTGTAACCTTTGTGGCATGGAGGGCACAA CAACGACCACCACTTCTACAACTACAACGACGCCGCCACCGACAACAGTGCTTGCGAGCAGTGATCGGTGTCGCGACAAAATTAACGACTGCAGCTCTTATGGCAGTAACATGTGCACAACTTACGCTCCATGGGCCAAGATTAACTGTCGACGACACTGCAAATTCTGCCACC CCTGTGCTGACAAACTGTCTGACTGCGCAAGTTATGGGAAAAACGCTTGTACGGGTCAATATCGAGCCTGGGCACAGCTAAACTGCCCTCTATATTGCAACTTGTGCGGCTCTAGGAAGAAAC GTTCTACACGGGAGGAAAGGGCACCGGAGAAAGTGGGTCCTCTTGGAAGAGACGTTGCGGAGATAAACAGAATGGATAGAACAGATCGTTTAGAGATGAATTTAATGAACACGGCTGGCAACAATGGAATTGTTTTGGTTCCCAGTAAAATTGCCAACAGCTCTGAAGCAAGGATACCAGAACCACAGTCACAATCTCAGATTTTGGTCCCCTCCAAAGCCCATCGTGTTCCTGAGATCGTCCACACAAACTCCGTCGGGGAAGTTCCGGACGAAGTGGGAGGGGTCCTTCTTCAGCCTATTGAGGAGTATTCAGAGGGCCGTGTTCCGACTGGAGTGAGCAGTATGAATGAGATGGGAAAGATCCCACCGGAGGAAATAGGCAGCAAGGAAGAAAACTTGTTAGATGAACTTAAAAAACTGAAGAATTTGGTGGACGGCAACTTAAAAATGTGA